Proteins encoded by one window of Leopardus geoffroyi isolate Oge1 chromosome X, O.geoffroyi_Oge1_pat1.0, whole genome shotgun sequence:
- the PRR32 gene encoding proline-rich protein 32 isoform X1 translates to MACIENVLGGHAPSPRGVVAEECGIREPRPDDMSLQCPSSLPKDDAEPLGHHRVLLRPPLNVLTDLAREQLERPFHIAGACIPVDSLRSHKHPCGSPPAVAQESLATAEVNSSEGLAGWRLRGEDSINVSQDFSGSTPPLMIGGARVSSGGTERGGNNARLYVALPQGQGFFPSRGPQVRDPLHIPTVRSGVIMELPSGNTRMTGKERLAHVSFPPGGLRHPVENWPRPLPLSSSTPGLPSRPTAHCFIPPRPPSFSPFLAMPIAFAPPPIFGPPLPSYFANFPSWGMPAPAPSNRENN, encoded by the coding sequence CCTTGGAGGGCATGCCCCTTCACCCAGAGGAGTAGTTGCAGAAGAGTGTGGGATCCGGGAGCCACGCCCTGACGATATGTCCCTCCAGTGTCCGAGTTCTCTGCCGAAAGATGATGCAGAACCTTTGGGCCACCATCGTGTCCTGCTGAGACCTCCCCTTAATGTGCTGACCGACCTGGCAAGAGAGCAGCTGGAGCGCCCCTTCCACATCGCCGGAGCCTGCATTCCTGTCGACAGTTTGAGATCTCACAAACACCCCTGTGGGTCACCACCTGCTGTTGCGCAAGAGTCCTTAGCAACAGCAGAAGTAAATAGCTCTGAggggctggcaggctggaggcTTAGGGGAGAGGATTCTATTAATGTGTCCCAGGATTTCTCTGGCAGCACTCCCCCACTGATGATAGGGGGCGCAAGGGTCAGCAGTGGGGGCACTGAGAGAGGTGGCAATAATGCGAGGCTATACGTGGCTTTGCCACAAGGTCAGGGGTTCTTTCCATCTAGGGGTCCACAAGTAAGAGACCCCCTTCATATCCCCACCGTTAGATCAGGGGTGATAATGGAGCTGCCTTCAGGAAATACGAGAATGACTGGGAAAGAAAGGCTGGCTCATGTTTCTTTCCCACCAGGAGGGCTGCGGCACCCTGTGGAGAACTGGCCAAGGCCTCTCCCATTGTCTTCCAGTACTCCAGGTTTACCTTCTCGCCCTACTGCTCATTGCTTTATACCTCCACGACCTCCAAGTTTCAGTCCATTTCTTGCTATGCCTATTGCTTTTGCCCCACCCCCAATATTTGGTCCTCCACTGCCTTCTTATTTTGCCAATTTTCCTTCCTGGGGTATGCCGGCTCCTGCGCCCTCAAACAGAGAGAACAACtga
- the PRR32 gene encoding proline-rich protein 32 isoform X2: MSLQCPSSLPKDDAEPLGHHRVLLRPPLNVLTDLAREQLERPFHIAGACIPVDSLRSHKHPCGSPPAVAQESLATAEVNSSEGLAGWRLRGEDSINVSQDFSGSTPPLMIGGARVSSGGTERGGNNARLYVALPQGQGFFPSRGPQVRDPLHIPTVRSGVIMELPSGNTRMTGKERLAHVSFPPGGLRHPVENWPRPLPLSSSTPGLPSRPTAHCFIPPRPPSFSPFLAMPIAFAPPPIFGPPLPSYFANFPSWGMPAPAPSNRENN, translated from the coding sequence ATGTCCCTCCAGTGTCCGAGTTCTCTGCCGAAAGATGATGCAGAACCTTTGGGCCACCATCGTGTCCTGCTGAGACCTCCCCTTAATGTGCTGACCGACCTGGCAAGAGAGCAGCTGGAGCGCCCCTTCCACATCGCCGGAGCCTGCATTCCTGTCGACAGTTTGAGATCTCACAAACACCCCTGTGGGTCACCACCTGCTGTTGCGCAAGAGTCCTTAGCAACAGCAGAAGTAAATAGCTCTGAggggctggcaggctggaggcTTAGGGGAGAGGATTCTATTAATGTGTCCCAGGATTTCTCTGGCAGCACTCCCCCACTGATGATAGGGGGCGCAAGGGTCAGCAGTGGGGGCACTGAGAGAGGTGGCAATAATGCGAGGCTATACGTGGCTTTGCCACAAGGTCAGGGGTTCTTTCCATCTAGGGGTCCACAAGTAAGAGACCCCCTTCATATCCCCACCGTTAGATCAGGGGTGATAATGGAGCTGCCTTCAGGAAATACGAGAATGACTGGGAAAGAAAGGCTGGCTCATGTTTCTTTCCCACCAGGAGGGCTGCGGCACCCTGTGGAGAACTGGCCAAGGCCTCTCCCATTGTCTTCCAGTACTCCAGGTTTACCTTCTCGCCCTACTGCTCATTGCTTTATACCTCCACGACCTCCAAGTTTCAGTCCATTTCTTGCTATGCCTATTGCTTTTGCCCCACCCCCAATATTTGGTCCTCCACTGCCTTCTTATTTTGCCAATTTTCCTTCCTGGGGTATGCCGGCTCCTGCGCCCTCAAACAGAGAGAACAACtga